A genome region from Bradyrhizobium sp. WSM1417 includes the following:
- the plsY gene encoding glycerol-3-phosphate 1-O-acyltransferase PlsY: MALELFLPVAFVIGYLLGSIPFGLILTKLGGTQDIRSIGSGSIGATNVLRTGRKGLAAATLLFDALKGTVAVVIAGYIAGPNAAMLAGLGAFLGHLFPVWLKFKGGKGVAVYIGIMLGLFWPAAVVFCLLWLATAFTARYSSLSALVASFITPLFLLWFGQPALAALAAVLTLLLFYAHRENIKRLQSGKESRIGEKA; encoded by the coding sequence ATGGCGCTTGAATTGTTCCTGCCGGTGGCTTTCGTCATCGGATACCTGCTCGGCTCGATTCCGTTCGGACTGATCCTGACGAAACTCGGCGGCACGCAGGACATTCGCTCGATCGGCTCCGGCAGCATCGGCGCCACCAACGTGCTGCGCACGGGGCGCAAAGGCCTTGCCGCCGCGACCCTGCTGTTCGACGCGCTCAAGGGCACCGTGGCGGTGGTGATCGCGGGCTACATCGCCGGTCCCAATGCCGCGATGCTGGCCGGGCTTGGCGCCTTCCTCGGCCATCTCTTCCCGGTCTGGCTCAAATTCAAAGGCGGCAAGGGTGTCGCCGTCTATATCGGCATCATGCTCGGGCTGTTCTGGCCAGCGGCGGTAGTGTTCTGCCTGCTCTGGTTGGCGACCGCCTTCACCGCCCGCTATTCCTCGCTCTCGGCCCTGGTGGCCTCGTTCATCACCCCGCTGTTCCTGCTGTGGTTCGGCCAGCCCGCGCTCGCCGCACTGGCGGCGGTGCTGACGCTGCTGCTGTTCTACGCCCATCGCGAGAACATCAAGCGACTGCAATCGGGCAAGGAAAGCCGGATCGGCGAGAAGGCATAA
- a CDS encoding patatin-like phospholipase family protein, with the protein MSEKIVSAHVEGGLQGTAASRMLSTTDIWSDAPAPVPAPKPVPVASPAPQRARIAQAPLTVEAVVAAAPVAPARPRANPWPPQKLSLALQGGGTFAAFTWGVLERLLEEPSIAIDTISGASAGAINALLLASGFAEGGREGARARLNRFWIRLMHEASFRSLMLIGGFSPAGSSVAFGPTLRSGQFDPFDLDPLRQALSRDINFSALRDPRCPKLLIAATRIRDGQQQIFRNDVITADVALASTCPPLVHCAVEIDGEAYWDGGLGGNPPLLRLVQDTTSSDILLVQVTPARDSYVPITLAAIDRRLDQIAANAALNAEIAAMEWAQSQTASSLRLSRIAAEDFVDGLAQRSSTDLGRGFIRALHRSGREAAGRWLKQGTDHSAAAAASGQRIVPREPALA; encoded by the coding sequence ATGAGCGAGAAGATTGTCAGCGCGCATGTTGAAGGTGGCTTGCAGGGCACTGCGGCAAGCCGGATGCTCTCGACCACGGATATCTGGTCCGATGCGCCCGCGCCGGTTCCTGCTCCCAAGCCTGTGCCCGTTGCGTCACCAGCGCCGCAGCGTGCTCGCATCGCACAAGCTCCTCTGACAGTTGAGGCCGTGGTCGCTGCGGCACCAGTTGCACCCGCGCGGCCCCGCGCCAACCCATGGCCGCCGCAAAAACTGTCGCTGGCGCTTCAGGGCGGCGGCACCTTCGCCGCGTTCACCTGGGGCGTGCTGGAGCGTCTCCTCGAAGAGCCATCCATTGCGATCGACACCATCAGCGGCGCCAGTGCCGGCGCCATCAACGCGCTGCTGCTCGCCTCCGGTTTCGCCGAGGGTGGCCGCGAAGGCGCGCGCGCGCGGCTGAACCGGTTCTGGATCCGGCTGATGCACGAAGCCTCGTTCCGATCGCTGATGCTGATCGGCGGCTTCTCGCCGGCGGGAAGCTCGGTCGCGTTCGGTCCGACGCTGCGCTCCGGCCAGTTCGATCCGTTCGATCTCGATCCGCTGCGGCAGGCGCTGTCGCGCGACATCAACTTTTCCGCCTTGCGCGACCCGCGCTGCCCGAAGCTTCTGATCGCGGCGACCCGGATCCGCGACGGGCAGCAGCAGATCTTCCGCAACGACGTGATCACCGCCGACGTCGCGCTGGCCTCGACCTGTCCGCCGCTGGTTCATTGCGCGGTGGAGATCGACGGCGAGGCCTATTGGGACGGCGGCCTCGGAGGCAACCCGCCCCTGCTGCGGCTCGTGCAGGACACGACGAGCAGCGACATCCTGCTGGTCCAGGTCACGCCGGCGCGCGACAGCTACGTGCCGATCACGCTCGCCGCGATCGACCGCAGGCTGGACCAGATCGCGGCCAACGCCGCCCTCAATGCCGAGATCGCGGCGATGGAATGGGCGCAATCGCAGACCGCATCGTCGTTGCGGCTCTCCAGGATCGCCGCGGAAGATTTCGTCGACGGCCTGGCGCAGCGCTCGTCCACCGATCTCGGCCGCGGCTTCATTCGCGCGCTTCACCGCAGCGGCCGCGAGGCTGCCGGGCGCTGGCTCAAGCAAGGTACCGATCACAGCGCAGCGGCGGCCGCATCCGGCCAGCGCATTGTTCCCCGCGAACCTGCGCTAGCCTGA
- a CDS encoding dihydroorotase yields the protein MLMLTDRRPILLANARVVDPSRDFDGPGDVLIADGIIRETRRGIGAAGVPEGTDVVNCAGKIVAPGLIDMRAFVGEPGFSHRETFASASQAAATGGITTIICQPDTLPVIDNSATVDFVMRRARDTAIVNIQPMAALTKGMHGEEMTEFGLLKAAGAIAFSDCDKSVINAQVMRRALTYARDFDALIVHYTEDRDLVGEGVMNEGEFASRLGLMGIPNAAEAVMLERDMRLVALTGGRYHAASLTCIESLDVLKRARDVGLAVTASASINHLALNENDIGPYRSFLKLSPPLRTEDDRRALVAAVASGLIDVIMSDHNPQDVEVKRLPFAEAAPGAIGLETMLPAGLRLVHNDELDLKTLIRAMSTRPAEILGLPGGTLRTGSPADVIVIDPDVPWVVDPADLKSPCKNTPFDEARFTGRVVRTIVGGRTVYEHV from the coding sequence ATGCTCATGTTGACCGACCGCCGACCCATCCTGCTTGCCAACGCCCGCGTCGTCGACCCCTCCCGGGATTTCGATGGCCCTGGCGACGTCCTGATCGCCGACGGCATCATCCGGGAGACCCGCCGCGGCATTGGCGCTGCCGGCGTCCCCGAGGGCACCGACGTCGTCAACTGCGCCGGCAAGATCGTCGCACCCGGCCTGATCGACATGCGCGCCTTCGTCGGCGAGCCCGGCTTCAGCCATCGCGAGACCTTTGCCTCCGCGAGCCAGGCGGCTGCGACCGGCGGCATCACCACCATCATCTGCCAGCCCGACACCTTGCCGGTGATCGACAACTCGGCGACCGTCGACTTCGTGATGCGTCGCGCCCGTGACACCGCGATCGTCAACATCCAGCCGATGGCGGCGCTCACCAAGGGCATGCACGGCGAGGAGATGACCGAGTTCGGCCTCCTCAAGGCGGCCGGCGCGATCGCCTTCAGCGACTGCGACAAGAGCGTGATCAACGCGCAGGTGATGCGCCGCGCCTTGACCTACGCGCGCGATTTCGACGCGCTGATCGTGCACTACACCGAGGATCGCGATCTCGTCGGCGAAGGCGTGATGAACGAGGGCGAGTTCGCCTCGCGGCTCGGCCTGATGGGCATCCCGAACGCGGCGGAGGCCGTGATGCTGGAGCGCGACATGCGCCTGGTCGCGCTCACCGGCGGCCGCTATCACGCGGCCTCGCTGACCTGCATCGAGTCGCTCGACGTGCTCAAGCGCGCCCGCGACGTCGGGCTCGCCGTGACCGCCTCGGCCTCGATCAACCACCTTGCGCTGAACGAGAACGACATCGGCCCTTACCGTTCGTTCCTGAAGCTGTCGCCGCCGTTGCGCACCGAGGACGACCGCCGCGCGCTGGTCGCCGCCGTCGCCTCCGGCCTCATCGACGTCATCATGTCCGACCACAATCCGCAGGACGTCGAGGTCAAGCGCCTGCCTTTCGCAGAAGCAGCCCCCGGCGCCATCGGCCTGGAGACCATGCTCCCGGCGGGCCTTCGCCTGGTGCACAATGACGAATTGGACCTCAAGACGCTGATCCGGGCGATGTCGACCCGGCCGGCCGAGATTTTGGGATTGCCTGGCGGAACCCTGCGCACAGGCAGCCCGGCCGACGTCATCGTGATCGACCCAGATGTGCCCTGGGTGGTCGATCCCGCCGACCTCAAATCGCCGTGCAAGAATACCCCGTTCGACGAGGCCCGCTTTACAGGCCGCGTGGTGCGCACCATTGTCGGCGGACGGACGGTGTACGAACATGTCTGA